The DNA region CTCCCCCTATAATCCTCAAAGAACTTATCAAGTACCTTCAGGATTGCCCCCATCTAAGAATCATATCTTAGGAACAAATTGGCTTGGTCAGGATGTTTTCTGGCAACTAACCTTTGCAGTTAAAAATTCCCTTACAATAGCAATTGTTACTGCCTTTTTTTCAAGAATCATAGCTGTAATTGTGGGAATTTTTGCAGGATACAAAGGAGGAAAAACCGACAGAATTCTAATCACTGTAGGGGACACTACAATGGTGCTTCCTTTCCTGATCATCCTAATAATAATATCTATGATTCTAAAAGACTGGACTAATAACTTTTTCAACTTAGGACTTCTTCTTGCTTTTTTTTCATGGGCATGGGATGCAAGAGTTATAAGATCTCAAATATTAAGTTTAAGAGAAAGGGATTTTATAAAAGTAGCAGTACTTTCAGGCATGCCTACTATGAGGATTGTAAGAAAACAGTTATTACCTCATGTTCTTCCCATAATATTTACAACCTTCATTAACAATATGTCTTGGGCTATAGGAATGGAAATTACCTTAGCATATCTTGGTCTTGGAATTGATCCTACTATCCCAACTATTGGAACTATGCTCCAAACAGCTATATATAGACAAGCTTTGTTTATGGGACTTTGGTGGTGGCTTGCTACCCCAATAGTTACCGCCAT from Dictyoglomus turgidum DSM 6724 includes:
- a CDS encoding ABC transporter permease; the encoded protein is MGLFYDLLKDYRFTISFIIFLFLIILAILSFFSPYNPQRTYQVPSGLPPSKNHILGTNWLGQDVFWQLTFAVKNSLTIAIVTAFFSRIIAVIVGIFAGYKGGKTDRILITVGDTTMVLPFLIILIIISMILKDWTNNFFNLGLLLAFFSWAWDARVIRSQILSLRERDFIKVAVLSGMPTMRIVRKQLLPHVLPIIFTTFINNMSWAIGMEITLAYLGLGIDPTIPTIGTMLQTAIYRQALFMGLWWWLATPIVTAILLFIALYWLSVSLSEYLDPRARFQRVGA